The Manihot esculenta cultivar AM560-2 chromosome 11, M.esculenta_v8, whole genome shotgun sequence genome includes a region encoding these proteins:
- the LOC110626974 gene encoding transport protein particle 20 kDa subunit: MQINIRQNNRVRKLKDLDHRSKAQTRRATKHLSKQFTSSEMATTACFIIVSRNDIPIYEAEVGSAAKREDAAQLHQFILHAALDIVQDLAWTTSAMFLKAIDKFNDLVVSVYVTAGHTRFMLLHNPHNDDGIKTFFQEVHELYIKILLNPLNLPGSRITSSHFDTKVRALARKYL; the protein is encoded by the exons ATGCAAATAAATATTCGGCAAAACAATCGAGTAAGGAAGCTGAAAGATCTTGATCATCGTTCGAAGGCACAGACCAGGCGAGCAACGAAGCATCTTTCAAAACAATTTACAAG TTCGGAGATGGCAACCACAGCCTGTTTTATCATAGTGAGCAGGAATGATATCCCTATATATGAAGCTGAAGTTGGATCTGCTGCAAAA AGAGAAGATGCTGCTCAGCTGCATCAATTTATATTACATGCAGCTCTGGATATTGTTCAGGACCTGGCATGGACCACTAGTGCCAT GTTCTTGAAAGCAATTGACAAGTTCAATGATCTGGTGGTATCAGTTTATGTTACAGCTGGTC ATACACGATTTATGCTACTTCATAATCCTCACAATGATGATGGGATCAAGACCTTTTTTCAGGAGGTTCATGAGCTATACATAAAG ATTCTTCTTAATCCCCTCAACTTGCCTGGTTCTCGCATAACGTCATCACATTTTGACACTAAAGTTCGGGCACTTGCAAGAAAATATCTCTAG